Proteins found in one Coffea eugenioides isolate CCC68of chromosome 5, Ceug_1.0, whole genome shotgun sequence genomic segment:
- the LOC113770196 gene encoding auxin-induced protein PCNT115-like, giving the protein MAASEEVKVPRIKLGSQGFEVSAQGLGCMGMSGSYGPPKPEPDMIKLIHHAISRGITHLDTSDFYGPHINEILIGKALKEGLREKVELATKFALSFENGNFIIHGDPAYVRAACEASLKRLDVDCIDLYYQHRIDTRVPIEVTIGELKKLVEEGKIKYIGLSEASASTIRRAHAVHPITAIQLEWSLWSRDVEEEIIPTCRELGIGIVAYSPLGQGFFSSGPKLIENLTEGDYRKYQPRFQAENLEHNKNLYERVNAIASRKGCTPSQLALAWLHHQGNDVCPIPGTTKIQNLDQNIGALSVKLSAEDKAELESIAAAVKGNRYATDANTWKTSDTPPLSTWKST; this is encoded by the exons ATGGCGGCTTCAGAAGAAGTGAAAGTGCCAAGAATCAAGCTGGGCTCGCAAGGTTTTGAAGTTTCAGCTCAAGGGCTGGGCTGCATGGGCATGTCAGGCTCCTACGGGCCGCCAAAGCCCGAGCCTGATATGATCAAACTCATCCACCATGCTATTAGCAGAGGTATCACCCATCTTGACACCTCCGATTTCTATGGACCCCACATCAACGAAATCCTCATAGGCAAG GCCTTGAAGGAAGGATTGAGAGAGAAAGTGGAGCTAGCAACAAAATTTGCATTGAGCTTTGAGAATGGCAATTTTATTATACATGGTGATCCAGCCTATGTGAGAGCAGCGTGTGAGGCCAGCTTGAAGCGGCTTGATGTGGACTGCATTGATCTCTATTATCAGCATCGCATTGATACACGTGTGCCCATTGAAGTCACG ATAGGAGAACTTAAGAAACTGGTTGAAGAGGGTAAAATAAAGTATATAGGTCTATCCGAGGCCTCAGCTTCAACAATTAGAAGAGCACATGCTGTTCATCCAATAACAGCTATACAGTTGGAGTGGTCATTGTGGAGCAGAGATGTTGAGGAAGAGATCATTCCCACTTGCAG AGAGCTTGGCATAGGGATTGTTGCATACAGTCCACTCGGACAAGGATTCTTCTCTTCAGGTCCAAAGCTGATCGAGAATTTGACTGAAGGTGACTACCGAAAG TATCAGCCAAGGTTTCAAGCAGAGAATTTGGAGCACAACAAGAACTTGTATGAGCGGGTCAATGCCATTGCTTCAAGGAAGGGTTGTACTCCATCACAGCTAGCATTGGCCTGGCTCCATCACCAAGGCAATGATGTTTGCCCCATACCTGGCACTACCAAGATTCAGAACCTCGATCAGAATATAGGAGCTTTGTCTGTAAAACTGTCCGCAGAGGATAAGGCGGAACTCGAATCTATTGCTGCCGCTGTCAAGGGTAATAGATATGCGACTGACGCCAACACTTGGAAAACTTCCGACACTCCACCTTTGTCAACCTGGAAGAGCACATGA